Proteins from a genomic interval of Micromonospora sp. NBC_00389:
- a CDS encoding NAD(P)-dependent oxidoreductase: protein MTTAQTDVTTVGVVGLGIMGSAMSGHLLTAGFDVTGTDLARPAVDELVARGGRPARDLAALARESAVVVTSLPSAAAALEVCRGLAAAEPADLVVVETSTLSLAVKQECRELLAAVGVTLLDCPLSGTGAQARDRDLVVLGSGDEAAFEKARPVMAAFARSVRFVGPFGHGITMKLVANLLVSIHNASTAEAFALGVAAGLDPAVLYETVREGAGGSVIFDKRGSLMVERAYRPATARVSMFVKDVSLVQELAASVGVATPVLDATLPLYTKAVDAGWADADAAALLEVVEAEVRG from the coding sequence ATGACGACAGCCCAGACGGACGTGACGACGGTCGGCGTGGTCGGCCTCGGGATCATGGGGTCGGCGATGTCCGGCCACCTGCTGACCGCCGGCTTCGACGTGACCGGCACCGACCTGGCCCGGCCCGCGGTCGACGAACTGGTCGCCCGCGGCGGCCGCCCGGCCCGCGACCTCGCCGCCCTCGCGCGCGAGTCGGCGGTCGTGGTCACCTCGCTTCCGTCCGCCGCAGCGGCGCTGGAGGTGTGCCGGGGCCTCGCCGCCGCAGAGCCGGCCGACCTCGTCGTCGTCGAGACGTCGACGCTGTCGCTGGCCGTGAAGCAGGAGTGCCGCGAGTTGCTCGCCGCGGTCGGCGTAACGCTGCTCGACTGCCCGCTCAGCGGTACCGGCGCGCAGGCCCGCGACCGCGACCTGGTGGTGCTCGGCAGCGGCGACGAGGCGGCGTTCGAGAAAGCCCGTCCGGTGATGGCAGCGTTCGCGCGGTCAGTACGGTTCGTCGGGCCCTTCGGCCACGGCATCACGATGAAGCTGGTCGCCAACCTGCTGGTGTCGATCCACAACGCGTCGACGGCGGAGGCGTTCGCGCTCGGCGTGGCCGCGGGCCTCGACCCGGCCGTCCTCTACGAGACAGTCCGCGAGGGGGCGGGCGGGTCGGTCATCTTCGACAAGCGCGGGTCGCTCATGGTCGAGCGTGCCTACCGGCCGGCGACCGCGCGGGTGTCGATGTTCGTCAAGGACGTTTCATTGGTGCAGGAGCTGGCCGCGTCGGTCGGCGTCGCCACGCCGGTGCTCGACGCGACACTGCCGCTGTACACGAAGGCGGTGGACGCCGGGTGGGCCGATGCCGACGCGGCCGCGCTGCTGGAGGTCGTCGAGGCGGAGGTGCGGGGTTGA
- a CDS encoding PucR family transcriptional regulator: MNAPIGEAVRRPGSAARTPPRPGATASPFDIADRIAEVVGGPVILEDPSFRVLGYSAFVGPMDRGRAEAILGRRIPGVWLEHLTRTGSLDRLRGTADVVDLSDGPWKAHRRLITAFRAGDRLLGFAWVAEGERPLGDGAARVFRHAVDEETPALLRHLERLDAEEAHRSRLASALLDGLPGAPAAADRLGFDRDGRFVVLSVAGPAQARARTEDGEAGRTRLLEHLRLCLDSFHRRWVVTPRGDGGLALVALRAEESEKMAARLGQEVLRLAGDGPLRTMRVAASSVGAGLAVLPRLRAEATAATVVAGDDGSFVAYADVDAEVLVADVVAALPAGVRLSGIDRLRAADRGTGPEGGELERTLRAFLAACGSASATARELGVHVTTVRHRLDRIAAISGLRLDRPEVRIACDLVLRRP, encoded by the coding sequence ATGAACGCACCGATCGGTGAAGCGGTCCGGCGTCCCGGTTCGGCAGCCAGGACACCGCCCCGGCCCGGGGCCACCGCGTCGCCGTTCGACATCGCGGACCGGATCGCCGAGGTGGTGGGCGGCCCGGTCATCCTGGAGGACCCGTCGTTCCGAGTGCTCGGCTACTCCGCTTTCGTCGGCCCGATGGACCGTGGCCGCGCCGAGGCGATCCTCGGCCGCAGGATCCCGGGTGTGTGGCTCGAGCATCTGACCCGGACCGGAAGCCTCGACCGGCTCCGCGGCACCGCGGACGTCGTCGACCTGTCCGACGGCCCGTGGAAGGCGCACCGCCGGCTGATCACGGCGTTCCGGGCCGGAGACCGCCTGCTGGGGTTCGCCTGGGTCGCGGAGGGCGAGCGGCCGCTCGGCGATGGGGCGGCCCGCGTCTTCCGCCACGCCGTCGACGAGGAGACGCCCGCCCTGCTGCGGCACCTTGAGCGGCTCGACGCCGAGGAGGCGCACCGGTCGCGGCTCGCCTCCGCGCTGCTCGACGGACTGCCCGGGGCACCTGCCGCCGCCGACCGGCTCGGCTTCGACCGGGACGGCCGCTTCGTGGTCCTGTCCGTCGCCGGTCCGGCACAGGCGCGGGCACGGACGGAGGACGGGGAGGCCGGGAGAACGCGCCTGCTGGAGCACCTGCGTCTCTGTCTTGACTCGTTCCACCGCCGCTGGGTGGTGACCCCCCGCGGCGACGGCGGGCTCGCCCTGGTGGCCCTGCGGGCCGAAGAGTCCGAGAAGATGGCCGCGCGGCTCGGCCAGGAGGTGTTGAGGCTCGCTGGCGACGGCCCGCTGCGCACCATGCGGGTCGCGGCGAGCTCGGTCGGCGCCGGCCTCGCCGTCCTGCCGCGGCTGCGCGCCGAGGCGACCGCCGCGACAGTCGTGGCAGGCGACGACGGGTCGTTCGTCGCGTACGCGGACGTCGATGCCGAGGTGCTCGTCGCGGACGTGGTTGCCGCGCTGCCGGCGGGTGTCCGGCTGTCGGGGATCGATCGGCTGCGCGCGGCCGACCGCGGCACCGGGCCAGAAGGCGGCGAGCTGGAGCGCACTCTGCGCGCGTTCCTCGCAGCGTGCGGCAGCGCCTCGGCGACGGCCCGCGAGCTCGGCGTGCACGTCACCACCGTCCGGCACCGGCTCGACCGGATAGCCGCGATTTCGGGGCTCCGGCTCGACCGCCCCGAGGTCCGCATCGCCTGCGACCTTGTGCTGCGCCGCCCCTGA
- a CDS encoding cyclase family protein, which produces MQLVDLSQDIYQGMQVYPGHLKTVVFDHALHEETALRFVGGFSFQTKGIIFNDNGPTHVDSFSHLDPDPSAQTIDQMSLDLFYGPAVCLDVSHVGAGQDITAEHLDAAQDAVDVTVERGDILLLHTGTHGRYAGQPQYLTEFPGLGETGSEWIVEHGVKTFGVDSPTPDNPTSKSYPCHMMCRRHHITHYENLTNLDQLIGKRFTFIGFPLKVLGAHGGPTRAVALLDGPA; this is translated from the coding sequence GTGCAGCTCGTCGACCTGTCACAGGACATCTACCAGGGCATGCAGGTCTATCCCGGCCACCTCAAGACCGTGGTGTTCGACCACGCGTTGCACGAAGAGACGGCGCTGCGCTTCGTGGGCGGCTTCTCGTTCCAGACCAAGGGCATCATCTTCAACGACAACGGCCCGACCCACGTCGACTCGTTCTCCCACCTCGACCCCGACCCGTCGGCCCAGACCATCGACCAGATGTCGCTCGACCTGTTCTACGGGCCGGCGGTCTGCCTCGACGTCTCGCACGTCGGCGCCGGCCAGGACATCACCGCCGAGCATCTCGACGCGGCGCAGGACGCCGTCGACGTGACCGTCGAGCGCGGCGACATCCTGCTGCTGCACACCGGGACGCACGGCCGGTACGCCGGGCAGCCGCAGTACCTCACCGAATTCCCCGGCCTCGGGGAGACCGGCAGCGAATGGATCGTCGAGCACGGGGTGAAGACGTTCGGCGTGGACAGCCCGACACCCGACAACCCGACCAGCAAGTCCTACCCGTGCCACATGATGTGCCGCCGCCACCACATCACCCACTACGAGAACCTCACCAACCTCGACCAGCTGATCGGCAAGCGGTTCACGTTCATCGGCTTCCCGCTCAAGGTGCTCGGCGCCCACGGCGGCCCGACCCGCGCGGTCGCCCTGCTCGATGGTCCAGCGTGA
- a CDS encoding SDR family NAD(P)-dependent oxidoreductase has translation MTTVDGPAFPGDRVAGRTAVVTGAGSGLGRAITLALAARGARVVAVGRNRERLDAVAAEAKAMSGSIRVTAADVSDPASVAALAEEVADETVGILVNNAGVPGPVAPLVDIKPDEWDDVFAINVRGIYLMCRAFLPAMVERGVGDVINLASVSGKRPLTRRTPYTASKMAVIGLTATLAYEVGPAGVSVNCLSPGPVQGPRMTRNFNLEAERTGTTYEEAEEAFVSRAALHRMLTEDEVAAAVVAMLHMPGLCAADIDLSAGMVAR, from the coding sequence GTGACCACCGTCGACGGGCCCGCCTTCCCGGGCGACCGGGTGGCGGGCCGTACCGCCGTCGTGACCGGTGCCGGCAGCGGGCTTGGCCGTGCGATCACGCTCGCTCTCGCGGCCCGCGGCGCCCGCGTGGTCGCGGTCGGGCGTAACCGGGAGCGGCTCGATGCCGTGGCGGCCGAGGCCAAGGCGATGTCCGGGAGCATCCGGGTCACGGCGGCCGACGTGTCCGACCCGGCGAGCGTTGCCGCGCTCGCCGAGGAGGTGGCCGACGAGACGGTGGGGATCCTGGTCAACAACGCCGGCGTCCCTGGCCCCGTCGCGCCGCTGGTCGACATCAAGCCCGACGAGTGGGACGACGTCTTCGCGATCAACGTCCGCGGCATCTACCTGATGTGCCGGGCGTTCCTCCCGGCGATGGTCGAGCGGGGCGTCGGCGACGTGATCAACCTCGCGTCGGTGAGCGGCAAGCGCCCGCTGACCCGCCGCACGCCGTACACCGCCTCCAAAATGGCGGTGATCGGGCTGACCGCGACGCTCGCGTACGAAGTGGGCCCGGCGGGCGTCTCGGTGAACTGCCTGTCGCCGGGTCCGGTCCAGGGGCCGCGGATGACCCGCAACTTCAACCTGGAGGCCGAGCGCACCGGGACGACGTACGAGGAGGCCGAGGAGGCGTTCGTGTCGCGGGCAGCGCTGCACCGGATGCTCACCGAGGACGAGGTGGCCGCGGCCGTCGTCGCGATGCTGCACATGCCCGGCCTCTGCGCGGCCGACATCGACCTGTCCGCGGGGATGGTGGCGCGCTAA
- a CDS encoding GntR family transcriptional regulator produces MSTESAAARVAGSLRERVSSGQLLPGTALSQAGLAEEYGVSRIPVRDALQQLASEGLVELRGATAVVTPLSIDDLQELYELREAVEPVATRLAVPRVGRAGITRMTHLLAVMDDPAIGPGTWVETNAAFHAEVYTLAGRPRMIAMVEQLRRLADRYIYFHLDVVGQAGHLQEEHRQILDAVKAQEARAAAELTRAHLASSHAVVLDYLLTQERDGA; encoded by the coding sequence GTGTCCACCGAGTCGGCCGCCGCGCGAGTGGCGGGTAGCCTGCGCGAGCGTGTGTCCAGCGGGCAGCTCCTGCCGGGGACCGCGCTGTCGCAGGCAGGCCTGGCCGAGGAGTACGGCGTCAGCCGTATCCCGGTCCGCGACGCCCTCCAGCAGCTCGCCAGCGAAGGGCTCGTCGAGCTACGCGGCGCGACCGCGGTGGTGACCCCGCTGTCTATCGACGACCTGCAGGAACTCTACGAGCTGCGTGAGGCGGTCGAACCCGTCGCCACCCGGCTCGCCGTCCCGCGGGTGGGCCGGGCCGGCATCACGCGGATGACCCATCTGCTCGCGGTGATGGATGACCCGGCCATCGGGCCGGGCACCTGGGTGGAGACCAACGCGGCTTTCCACGCGGAGGTCTACACGCTGGCCGGACGGCCGCGCATGATCGCGATGGTCGAGCAGCTGCGGCGGCTCGCCGACCGCTACATCTATTTCCACCTCGACGTGGTCGGCCAGGCCGGGCACCTGCAGGAGGAGCACCGGCAGATCCTCGACGCGGTGAAGGCGCAGGAAGCGCGGGCTGCCGCCGAGCTCACCCGCGCCCACCTCGCGTCGTCACACGCCGTCGTGCTCGACTACCTGCTCACCCAGGAGCGGGACGGGGCTTAG
- a CDS encoding enoyl-CoA hydratase/isomerase family protein, producing the protein MSDLTIHPVENGVILAELSRPPENLFSIELCGQLAAVLDDPPEGAHVLRLRATGDVFCLGRDRGGSTPAEVRAEAEALAGLTRSAQRTRLVTVAEVQGDAAGFGVGLVAAFDVSVAVRDAAFRFPEVGIGLAPALVLAWLPRVVGRRKAFWLTATGEPLAAEQAAALGLLNEVVDTRDALTKRVDDMVAQLRARSPRVHGDIKDMLRVFGDVGDERALDVSIDRLVVGSLRRGEG; encoded by the coding sequence ATGAGCGACCTGACCATCCACCCGGTCGAGAACGGCGTGATCCTGGCCGAGCTGTCCCGGCCCCCGGAGAACCTGTTCAGCATCGAGCTATGCGGACAGCTGGCGGCCGTGCTCGACGACCCGCCGGAGGGCGCTCACGTGCTGCGCCTGCGGGCAACCGGTGACGTGTTCTGCCTTGGCCGCGACCGTGGCGGCTCGACTCCGGCCGAGGTGCGGGCGGAGGCCGAGGCGCTCGCCGGGCTCACCCGCTCGGCGCAGCGGACGAGGCTGGTGACCGTCGCCGAGGTGCAGGGCGACGCGGCCGGGTTCGGTGTCGGCCTGGTGGCGGCCTTCGACGTGTCGGTCGCGGTGCGGGACGCGGCCTTCCGGTTCCCCGAAGTCGGCATCGGCCTCGCGCCGGCCCTGGTCCTCGCCTGGCTGCCTCGCGTGGTCGGCCGCCGGAAGGCGTTCTGGCTCACCGCGACGGGAGAGCCACTGGCCGCCGAACAGGCGGCGGCGCTCGGCCTGCTCAACGAGGTGGTCGACACGCGTGACGCCCTGACCAAGCGGGTCGACGACATGGTTGCGCAGCTGCGCGCCCGCAGCCCGCGGGTGCACGGCGACATCAAGGACATGCTCCGGGTGTTCGGCGATGTTGGCGACGAGCGCGCTCTCGACGTGAGCATCGACCGGCTCGTGGTCGGGTCGCTACGCCGTGGCGAGGGCTGA
- a CDS encoding aldehyde dehydrogenase gives MTTAHIRPTVALPSGPLATGLRIGGRVVEGRGPRLDVVNPATGGVLAVADSADQADVEEAVRVAQAAFDSGVWSRMPIHQRSRILHRFADGIAARMSDLYQLETANNGRPLTETKAQITRLPEWYRYNASLLLADRDAVVPMPGPYHSYTSRLPLGVVTILASFNHPMMIASKALAPALATGNSVVLKPSEQTPLTAMLLADIAHEAGIPDGVLNVVNGLGPVVGAALTEHPLVKKVVFTGGTEPGRSIALAAARRFAKTTLELGGKSPVIIFGDTPVDVAARGAAFGGFIGAGQTCIAGSRLLVHRSIHDGFLDALTAVAEGIRIGNPSDESTQLGPVISARARDRILGRIAEGVRSGARVVTGGAAATVPGLEDGFFVQPTVLANVTNDMTVAREEIFGPVVVVIPFDEEEEAVAIANDSPYALGSAIWTRDIARAHRVASRLEAGMVWINDHHRLDPSSPWGGLKESGIGREGGWESFHDFTQVRAVTVRTAPDDVDWYGGKATGRLN, from the coding sequence GTGACCACGGCCCACATCCGGCCGACGGTGGCGCTCCCCTCTGGACCATTGGCGACCGGGCTACGCATCGGCGGCCGGGTTGTCGAGGGGCGGGGCCCTCGGCTCGATGTCGTCAATCCCGCGACGGGCGGCGTGCTCGCGGTCGCCGACAGTGCCGACCAGGCCGACGTCGAGGAGGCCGTCCGGGTCGCGCAAGCGGCCTTCGACTCCGGCGTGTGGAGCCGGATGCCAATCCACCAGCGGTCGCGGATCCTGCACCGGTTCGCTGACGGGATCGCGGCGCGGATGAGCGACCTCTACCAGCTGGAGACCGCCAACAACGGCCGGCCACTGACCGAGACGAAGGCGCAGATCACCCGGCTGCCGGAGTGGTACCGCTACAACGCCTCGCTGCTGCTCGCGGACCGCGACGCGGTGGTCCCGATGCCCGGGCCCTACCACTCGTACACCAGCCGGCTGCCCCTCGGCGTGGTCACGATCCTGGCGTCGTTCAACCACCCGATGATGATCGCGTCGAAGGCTCTCGCGCCCGCGCTGGCGACCGGCAACTCGGTGGTGCTGAAGCCGTCCGAGCAGACCCCCCTGACCGCGATGTTGCTGGCCGACATCGCCCACGAGGCCGGCATTCCCGACGGCGTACTCAACGTCGTCAACGGCCTCGGCCCGGTCGTGGGCGCCGCTCTCACCGAGCACCCGTTGGTGAAGAAGGTGGTGTTCACCGGCGGCACCGAGCCTGGCCGGTCGATCGCGCTCGCGGCGGCGAGGCGCTTCGCCAAGACCACACTCGAGCTCGGCGGCAAGTCGCCGGTCATCATCTTCGGTGACACCCCCGTCGACGTGGCCGCGCGCGGCGCCGCGTTCGGCGGCTTCATCGGGGCCGGCCAGACCTGCATCGCGGGTAGCCGGCTGCTGGTGCACCGCAGCATTCACGACGGGTTCCTCGACGCGCTGACCGCGGTCGCCGAGGGAATTCGCATCGGCAACCCCAGCGACGAGTCCACACAGCTCGGCCCGGTGATCTCCGCCCGAGCCAGGGACCGGATCCTCGGCCGCATCGCCGAGGGCGTGCGGTCCGGCGCCCGCGTCGTCACGGGTGGCGCCGCCGCGACCGTGCCCGGGCTGGAGGACGGCTTCTTCGTGCAGCCGACCGTGCTGGCCAATGTCACCAACGACATGACCGTGGCCCGCGAGGAGATCTTCGGGCCCGTCGTCGTGGTGATCCCCTTCGACGAGGAGGAGGAGGCCGTCGCGATCGCCAACGACTCGCCGTACGCCCTCGGCTCCGCGATATGGACCCGTGACATCGCCCGCGCCCACCGCGTGGCATCCCGGCTCGAGGCCGGGATGGTCTGGATCAACGACCACCACCGCCTGGACCCGTCCTCCCCGTGGGGTGGTCTCAAGGAGAGCGGAATCGGCCGCGAGGGCGGCTGGGAGTCGTTCCACGACTTCACGCAGGTGCGTGCGGTGACCGTCCGGACGGCGCCCGACGACGTTGACTGGTACGGCGGCAAAGCGACCGGAAGGCTGAACTGA
- a CDS encoding NAD(P)-dependent oxidoreductase: MKVYTSSGQVNGPRVSVLGTGVMGARMARNLAAAGLPLNVWNRTPERAAPLAKAGARVAPTVADAVRDADVVLTMLWDADTVEEVLRDADGAFAQGAVLLQTSTVGVDGAARLADVAAELGLRYVDAPVLGTKHPAEQGTLVVLASGPADTRAVLTPVLDAIGSRTVWLGEAGTASRLKLAANAFVLNVTAAIAESMAVAGALGLAPTAFLDAIHGGPMESPFVAAKGTLMAAGDYPLSFAVDSGIKDARFILAAAGDTAPLTAVTLELLATASAAGHGGDDIAALAHAVPQPRGAR, encoded by the coding sequence GTGAAGGTATACACGAGTTCCGGTCAGGTCAACGGTCCCCGCGTCTCCGTGCTCGGCACCGGGGTGATGGGCGCCAGGATGGCGCGCAACCTCGCCGCGGCCGGGCTGCCGCTCAACGTCTGGAACCGCACGCCCGAGCGGGCGGCCCCGCTGGCCAAGGCCGGCGCCCGCGTGGCCCCGACGGTCGCCGACGCTGTCCGCGACGCCGACGTCGTGCTGACGATGCTGTGGGACGCCGACACCGTCGAGGAGGTGCTCCGCGACGCCGACGGAGCGTTCGCGCAGGGCGCGGTGCTGCTGCAGACCAGCACCGTCGGCGTCGACGGCGCCGCGCGCCTGGCCGACGTGGCGGCCGAGCTCGGGTTGCGGTACGTCGACGCGCCGGTCCTCGGCACCAAACATCCCGCCGAGCAGGGAACCCTCGTCGTGCTGGCGTCCGGGCCCGCCGACACGCGGGCCGTGCTCACCCCAGTGCTCGACGCCATCGGCTCCCGGACCGTCTGGCTCGGCGAGGCCGGCACGGCCTCGCGGCTCAAGCTCGCGGCCAACGCGTTCGTGCTCAACGTGACGGCGGCCATCGCCGAGTCGATGGCGGTGGCGGGCGCGCTCGGCCTCGCCCCGACAGCGTTCCTGGACGCGATCCACGGCGGCCCGATGGAGTCGCCGTTCGTCGCGGCCAAGGGCACCCTGATGGCGGCAGGCGACTACCCGCTCTCCTTCGCAGTCGACAGCGGGATCAAGGACGCCCGATTCATCCTCGCCGCGGCCGGCGACACCGCGCCCCTCACCGCCGTCACGCTCGAGCTGCTCGCGACCGCCTCCGCGGCAGGCCACGGCGGCGACGACATCGCGGCGCTCGCCCACGCCGTACCCCAGCCGCGGGGGGCGCGGTGA
- a CDS encoding SDR family oxidoreductase, which translates to MSRPVAVVTGGTRGIGAATAELLADRGHDLVLGYRSRDAEAAELAEQLGERGVEVRTVRCDVADEADVERLFAVADALGPLAALVNNAGVLEQQRSMVEINMARWRRVFSVNVFGAAACCRAAVRRMSTQTGGKGGAIVNLSSRAAQLGSPLEYVDYAASKAAVDTMTRGLALEVARHGVRVNAVRPGIIDTEIHASGGDPGRVPRLGPAQPMGRPGTAVEVAEAVVWLLSTSASYITGTVLDVSGGR; encoded by the coding sequence GTGAGCCGCCCGGTTGCCGTCGTCACGGGCGGAACGCGTGGCATCGGGGCTGCCACGGCCGAACTCCTCGCCGACCGCGGCCACGACCTGGTGCTTGGCTACCGGTCGCGCGACGCCGAGGCGGCCGAGCTGGCCGAACAGCTGGGCGAGCGGGGCGTCGAGGTGCGCACCGTACGCTGCGACGTCGCGGACGAGGCCGACGTCGAGCGACTGTTCGCCGTCGCCGACGCGCTGGGTCCGCTGGCCGCGCTGGTCAACAACGCCGGAGTCCTCGAACAGCAACGGTCGATGGTCGAAATCAACATGGCTCGCTGGCGCCGGGTCTTCTCCGTCAACGTCTTCGGCGCGGCCGCGTGCTGCCGTGCCGCGGTCCGCCGTATGTCCACCCAGACCGGCGGCAAGGGTGGCGCGATCGTCAACCTGTCGTCGCGCGCCGCGCAGCTCGGCTCGCCCCTGGAGTACGTCGACTACGCCGCCAGCAAGGCCGCCGTCGACACGATGACCCGGGGACTCGCGCTGGAGGTGGCCCGCCACGGGGTGCGGGTGAACGCCGTGCGCCCCGGCATCATCGACACCGAGATTCACGCGAGTGGTGGGGATCCGGGGCGCGTGCCGCGGCTCGGCCCCGCGCAGCCGATGGGACGGCCGGGCACGGCCGTCGAGGTCGCAGAGGCCGTCGTGTGGCTGCTCTCAACATCGGCGTCGTACATCACCGGCACCGTGCTCGACGTTTCGGGCGGCCGCTGA
- a CDS encoding LLM class flavin-dependent oxidoreductase has protein sequence MRLGYFSMPLHPLGRTWAETLREDREAVILADSLGFHDAFIGEHLTDQHENITNSLLFLATLISDTQHIRLATGTTNLSQQHPVLVAANSAMFDHLSNGRFILGISPGALTSDAEALGILHEDRNRIFAEAIDVITKIWELDPPYSIDLPDNRFKVTTETTIDLDFGVGIMPKPLQQPRPEIVGTVVAPFSKGVIAMGQRDFHPLSSNFLLPQWVATHWPNYVQGKQAAGEVADPADWRVARTVFVADDPSVAQAYGRDNEDSPYRFYYSQMLKKMRKLGRLELFKTHRDQPDEEITLDYVLDKLVIAGTPESVTEQILAFRQEIGEFGELVYAGLDWVDPRLARRSMELMAQKVMPDVNSALGSAA, from the coding sequence GTGAGACTGGGTTACTTCTCGATGCCGCTGCACCCACTCGGCCGGACGTGGGCCGAAACCCTCCGGGAGGACCGCGAGGCGGTCATCCTGGCGGACTCGCTGGGCTTCCACGACGCGTTCATCGGAGAGCACCTCACCGACCAGCACGAGAACATCACCAACAGTCTGCTGTTCCTGGCAACGCTGATCTCCGACACGCAGCACATTCGGCTGGCGACCGGCACCACGAACCTGTCACAGCAGCACCCGGTGCTGGTAGCGGCGAACTCAGCGATGTTCGACCACCTCAGCAACGGCCGGTTCATCCTCGGCATCAGCCCGGGCGCGCTGACGTCCGACGCGGAGGCGCTCGGCATCCTGCACGAGGACCGCAACCGGATCTTCGCCGAGGCTATCGACGTGATCACGAAGATCTGGGAGCTGGACCCGCCGTACTCAATCGATCTGCCCGACAACCGGTTCAAGGTCACCACCGAGACCACCATCGACCTCGACTTCGGCGTCGGCATCATGCCGAAGCCGCTCCAACAGCCCCGGCCCGAGATCGTCGGCACCGTCGTGGCGCCGTTCTCCAAAGGCGTCATCGCGATGGGCCAACGGGACTTCCACCCGCTGTCGTCCAACTTCCTGCTCCCGCAATGGGTGGCCACGCATTGGCCCAACTATGTTCAGGGCAAGCAAGCCGCCGGCGAGGTGGCAGACCCGGCCGACTGGCGCGTGGCTCGTACGGTGTTCGTCGCCGACGACCCTAGCGTGGCGCAGGCTTACGGCCGCGACAACGAGGACAGCCCGTACCGGTTCTACTACTCGCAGATGCTGAAGAAGATGCGGAAACTCGGCCGCCTCGAGCTGTTCAAGACGCACCGGGACCAGCCGGACGAGGAGATCACGCTCGACTACGTTCTCGACAAGCTGGTCATCGCGGGCACGCCGGAGTCGGTTACCGAGCAGATCCTCGCCTTCCGCCAGGAGATCGGCGAGTTCGGCGAACTCGTGTACGCCGGACTGGACTGGGTCGACCCGAGGCTGGCCCGCCGCTCGATGGAGTTGATGGCGCAGAAGGTCATGCCCGACGTCAACTCGGCCCTGGGTTCCGCGGCGTGA
- a CDS encoding carboxymuconolactone decarboxylase family protein, whose translation MSDRLPLPSDAELTHEQRAAAARIAAGPRGAIFGPFVPLLRSPELMTRLQLVGEYLRFDSALDDDLVELVILYVARAWDQEFEFGYHQPLALQAGLPEDVVDAVARGVRPAGGRPEVGYVYDLLDELHTTRQVSDATYASAVEALGEARVVEVVGTAGYYTTLAMTMNTARTPPPDRAPRLPARERA comes from the coding sequence GTGAGCGACCGCCTGCCACTGCCCTCCGACGCCGAGCTCACCCACGAGCAGCGCGCGGCCGCCGCACGGATCGCCGCCGGTCCGCGCGGCGCGATCTTCGGGCCGTTCGTGCCACTGCTGCGCAGCCCCGAACTGATGACCCGGCTCCAACTGGTCGGCGAGTACCTGCGGTTCGACAGCGCACTCGACGACGACCTGGTGGAGCTGGTGATCCTCTACGTCGCGCGGGCTTGGGACCAGGAGTTCGAGTTCGGCTACCACCAGCCGCTGGCGTTGCAGGCCGGCCTCCCCGAGGACGTCGTTGACGCCGTCGCGCGAGGCGTGCGGCCGGCGGGTGGCCGGCCGGAGGTCGGTTATGTGTACGACCTGCTCGACGAACTGCACACCACGCGCCAGGTCTCCGACGCGACGTACGCCTCCGCTGTCGAGGCACTGGGCGAGGCGCGGGTCGTCGAGGTGGTCGGCACAGCCGGCTATTACACCACTCTGGCAATGACGATGAACACCGCCCGGACACCCCCGCCCGACCGGGCGCCACGACTTCCGGCCCGGGAGCGCGCATGA
- a CDS encoding alpha/beta fold hydrolase, translating to MKAPLVLLHPLGADHRFWNPVVEALPDDVGDVVVPDLLGHGSAPLPPQGATIDDFADAIEADIARHSQIHLVGVSLGGLVAQVLAARRPDLVKRLVVADAVAVYPDAMRAMWRNRAATVRREGLEAVVEPMEALWFSEAFRRDATDAVERVRRILLASDPEGYARTCEALAIADTTALVGSVTAPVLVACGKDDAPPFRQATQWFAATLPAVTVAWLPGGHATAYEHPKPFADVVAGFLS from the coding sequence ATGAAGGCCCCACTGGTCCTACTGCACCCGCTGGGTGCCGACCACCGGTTCTGGAACCCAGTGGTCGAAGCGCTGCCCGACGACGTGGGCGACGTCGTTGTGCCCGACCTGCTGGGTCACGGGTCCGCCCCGCTGCCGCCGCAGGGCGCGACAATTGATGACTTCGCCGATGCGATCGAGGCTGACATCGCCAGGCATAGCCAGATCCATCTCGTAGGGGTGTCGCTCGGCGGCCTGGTCGCCCAGGTGCTCGCCGCTCGACGGCCCGACCTTGTGAAGCGACTCGTCGTCGCCGACGCCGTCGCGGTCTACCCCGACGCCATGCGAGCGATGTGGCGCAACCGGGCGGCCACGGTGCGGCGTGAGGGCCTCGAGGCCGTCGTCGAGCCGATGGAGGCACTGTGGTTCTCCGAGGCGTTCCGCCGGGACGCGACCGATGCGGTCGAGCGCGTGCGCCGGATCCTGCTGGCCAGCGACCCGGAGGGGTACGCCCGCACGTGTGAGGCGTTGGCGATCGCGGACACCACCGCCTTGGTGGGGTCGGTTACGGCGCCCGTGCTCGTGGCGTGCGGCAAGGACGACGCGCCGCCGTTCCGGCAAGCGACCCAATGGTTCGCCGCGACGCTTCCAGCGGTGACGGTGGCGTGGCTTCCGGGCGGGCACGCCACGGCATACGAGCACCCGAAGCCTTTTGCGGACGTGGTGGCGGGCTTTCTCTCCTGA